The proteins below are encoded in one region of Effusibacillus dendaii:
- a CDS encoding threonine synthase translates to MDLQFECSDCGKKYDPKTFVWRCECGGLLDLEAFKIEFPIENIQQRSATLWRYKEALPFDPEYNAWQSITMGEGFTPLIQFRAESPGVLLKLDYIMPTLSFKDRGAAVLIAKAQELGATKVAADSSGNAGTSIAAYANRAGMACDIYVPESTSAKKIKQISAHGAKVHTIPGSREDTAAAAKSAVEKGDVFYASHVYNPFFYQGTKTYAFEIWEQLGGNVPEVLVIPVGNGTLVLGAYYGCKELLSLGLINRMPRFLAVQAEGCAPLAHAFESEKEVAEPVVNTGTEAEGIAIADPPRSRQILAAIRDTNGVIVTAPEKSIQSARLELAKQGFFVEPTTAATYAGFIEYVNHCLSGKMSSKHEPLFKSNPFASDAEKVVIPLCGAGLKAD, encoded by the coding sequence ATGGATTTGCAGTTTGAATGCAGTGATTGCGGAAAGAAATATGATCCCAAAACGTTTGTGTGGCGTTGTGAGTGTGGCGGACTGCTTGATCTGGAAGCATTTAAAATCGAGTTCCCGATCGAAAATATTCAACAAAGATCCGCTACCTTATGGCGCTACAAGGAAGCTCTTCCTTTCGATCCGGAGTATAACGCCTGGCAGTCTATCACAATGGGGGAAGGATTTACACCGCTCATACAGTTCCGTGCGGAGTCACCCGGTGTCCTCCTGAAATTAGACTATATCATGCCAACCTTGTCTTTTAAAGACAGGGGAGCGGCCGTGCTGATTGCAAAAGCGCAGGAACTGGGAGCCACCAAGGTGGCGGCTGACAGCAGCGGAAATGCCGGAACGTCAATTGCAGCCTATGCGAACCGGGCAGGTATGGCATGTGATATCTATGTGCCGGAAAGTACGTCCGCAAAGAAAATCAAACAGATTTCTGCGCATGGAGCCAAGGTCCACACGATTCCTGGAAGCAGAGAGGATACAGCGGCCGCTGCAAAATCGGCTGTCGAAAAAGGAGATGTTTTTTACGCCAGCCATGTATACAATCCCTTCTTCTACCAAGGGACCAAAACGTATGCGTTTGAAATATGGGAACAGTTAGGTGGAAACGTACCCGAAGTGTTGGTAATCCCGGTCGGAAACGGCACCCTTGTATTGGGCGCCTATTATGGATGCAAAGAATTGCTCAGTTTGGGACTGATAAACAGAATGCCTCGTTTCCTGGCTGTGCAAGCGGAAGGCTGTGCTCCACTTGCCCATGCTTTCGAATCGGAAAAAGAAGTGGCGGAGCCGGTTGTCAATACCGGTACGGAAGCAGAAGGGATCGCGATTGCCGATCCGCCGCGCAGCCGCCAAATTTTGGCCGCTATTCGCGATACGAATGGTGTGATCGTTACGGCTCCGGAAAAGTCGATTCAGAGCGCCCGGCTTGAACTGGCCAAGCAAGGTTTTTTTGTCGAACCGACAACGGCTGCCACTTATGCGGGGTTTATCGAATATGTAAACCACTGTCTAAGCGGAAAGATGTCATCAAAGCACGAGCCGCTTTTCAAAAGCAATCCGTTCGCGTCTGATGCTGAAAAAGTGGTTATCCCTTTATGCGGTGCGGGGTTGAAAGCAGATTAA
- a CDS encoding MBL fold metallo-hydrolase: MIKIHHHEDVVCAEGIVQMGERNSSVYVFFVDGLLVDTGPQSLENDLISFYQSIDFDSVVLTHSHEDHVGTASWIEKNRNVPIFIHASGVDFCSQPADYPKYRQIRWGIRKEFTAQPLGQSIQSQSHTWKVIYTPGHASDHVALLNENTGILFSGDLFLTPKTKVIMRDESVPVIMNSIRSVLSYDFQTMFCSHAGYIADGKTMLKIKLDDLENLSGDIMHLHKLGLSLTEIDKQLFPKKYPIVLASEGEFDSLHIVRSVIGNQENDW, encoded by the coding sequence ATGATCAAGATTCATCATCATGAAGATGTCGTTTGTGCAGAAGGAATCGTACAGATGGGAGAACGGAATTCGAGCGTTTATGTTTTCTTTGTCGATGGATTATTAGTGGACACCGGGCCGCAAAGCCTGGAAAATGACCTGATTTCGTTTTATCAGTCGATTGATTTTGATTCGGTCGTTCTCACACACAGCCATGAGGATCACGTGGGTACCGCCTCCTGGATCGAAAAAAACAGAAATGTGCCTATCTTTATCCATGCCTCGGGAGTGGATTTTTGTTCGCAACCGGCCGACTATCCAAAATACCGGCAAATCAGATGGGGAATCCGAAAGGAATTCACAGCTCAACCATTGGGACAGTCTATACAATCACAATCCCACACCTGGAAGGTCATTTACACACCCGGTCATGCGAGTGACCACGTTGCGCTTCTCAATGAGAATACGGGGATTTTGTTTTCTGGAGATCTGTTTCTGACTCCGAAAACAAAGGTGATTATGCGTGATGAATCCGTTCCTGTCATCATGAATTCGATTCGATCCGTACTTTCGTATGACTTTCAAACCATGTTTTGCTCTCACGCGGGATATATAGCCGATGGTAAAACGATGTTGAAAATCAAATTGGACGATCTGGAAAATCTCAGTGGAGACATTATGCATCTGCATAAGCTCGGCCTCTCCCTTACAGAAATCGATAAACAGCTATTCCCGAAAAAATATCCGATTGTTTTGGCTTCTGAAGGTGAGTTTGACTCCTTGCATATTGTTCGGTCCGTCATTGGAAATCAGGAGAATGATTGGTAA
- a CDS encoding zinc-dependent alcohol dehydrogenase, with protein MKAVTYQGIKDVEVKEVQNPKIEKPDDMIVKITSTAICGSDLHLIHGMIPNFPENFIIGHEPMGIVEEVGPEVTKVKKGDRVIIPFNISCGECWYCKHELESQCDNSNPHGDMGGYFGYAETTGGYAGGQAEYLRVPFANFTHFKVPEESELEDEKLAPLADAMSTGYWSVDNAGVKDGDTVIVLGCGPVGLFAQKFCWLKGAKRVIAVDYVDYRLEHAKRTNKVETVNFEQEQNIGNHLKEITQGGADVVIDAVGMDGKMTPMEFLATGLHLQGGALGALVIASQAVRKGGTIQITGVYGMRYNGFPLGDLFQRNINIRTGQAPVIHYMPYLYKLIAEGKVDSSDVFTHVLPLDQAKKGYEIFDTKTDGCIKVLLKP; from the coding sequence ATGAAAGCCGTTACGTATCAAGGCATAAAAGATGTGGAGGTCAAAGAGGTCCAGAATCCCAAAATCGAAAAACCGGATGATATGATCGTCAAGATCACAAGTACAGCCATCTGTGGATCGGATTTGCATCTCATTCACGGAATGATTCCCAATTTTCCCGAAAACTTTATTATCGGACATGAACCGATGGGAATTGTGGAGGAAGTGGGGCCGGAGGTTACCAAAGTAAAAAAAGGGGATCGAGTCATCATCCCGTTCAACATCAGTTGTGGCGAATGTTGGTATTGTAAGCATGAGTTGGAAAGTCAATGTGACAACTCGAACCCGCATGGCGACATGGGGGGCTATTTCGGCTATGCCGAAACGACCGGCGGGTACGCGGGTGGGCAGGCCGAGTATTTGCGAGTTCCCTTCGCGAATTTCACCCATTTTAAGGTTCCTGAGGAGAGTGAGCTGGAAGATGAAAAATTGGCGCCACTGGCCGACGCAATGTCGACTGGGTACTGGAGTGTCGATAATGCCGGAGTGAAAGACGGGGATACAGTGATTGTCCTCGGATGTGGTCCCGTCGGACTGTTCGCGCAAAAATTTTGCTGGCTGAAAGGTGCAAAACGGGTAATTGCCGTCGATTATGTCGATTACCGGTTGGAACATGCAAAACGCACCAATAAGGTGGAAACGGTCAATTTTGAACAGGAGCAAAATATTGGGAATCATCTGAAAGAAATAACCCAAGGCGGGGCGGATGTCGTCATCGACGCGGTCGGCATGGATGGGAAGATGACCCCGATGGAATTTCTTGCAACGGGATTGCACCTGCAAGGCGGTGCCTTGGGCGCTCTCGTGATTGCCAGTCAAGCTGTTCGAAAAGGCGGCACCATTCAAATAACAGGGGTTTACGGTATGAGGTATAATGGCTTCCCGCTGGGGGATCTATTCCAACGCAATATTAACATCAGAACGGGACAGGCGCCGGTTATCCACTATATGCCCTACCTGTACAAATTGATTGCCGAAGGAAAGGTTGATTCGAGCGACGTGTTTACGCATGTACTGCCGCTGGATCAAGCAAAAAAAGGATATGAAATTTTTGATACCAAAACAGATGGATGCATCAAAGTTCTGCTGAAGCCATAA
- a CDS encoding spore coat protein, which translates to MNNDFLDPINAKGMPELADSTIALDFLMAAKNGVRNCAIALTEIATPEVRATVRNHMEEALAMHEKISDLMISKGWFHPYNLSEQFQLDMKSADTTLKIAELKLFPDHTSRLGTFDTLEKNI; encoded by the coding sequence ATGAATAATGATTTTTTAGACCCTATAAACGCGAAAGGCATGCCCGAACTTGCGGATTCAACGATAGCGCTTGATTTTCTGATGGCGGCAAAAAACGGGGTAAGGAATTGTGCGATTGCGTTAACAGAAATTGCAACCCCTGAAGTTCGGGCAACCGTACGTAATCACATGGAAGAAGCTCTTGCGATGCACGAGAAGATTAGCGACCTCATGATCAGTAAAGGATGGTTTCATCCCTATAATCTGAGTGAGCAATTTCAATTGGATATGAAATCAGCAGACACAACGCTTAAGATTGCAGAATTAAAGCTGTTCCCGGACCATACCTCTCGACTCGGCACATTCGACACGTTAGAAAAAAACATTTAG
- a CDS encoding spore coat protein produces the protein METQGLAFHESMEIHELLNFKTICLAKSKLMQGVVFDKDLKELMQQDVQQSIKQINELKSHYAKAPIQSI, from the coding sequence ATGGAAACGCAAGGGTTAGCATTTCACGAATCGATGGAAATACACGAACTTCTCAACTTTAAAACCATTTGCTTAGCCAAATCGAAACTGATGCAAGGTGTAGTGTTTGATAAAGATCTTAAAGAATTGATGCAGCAGGACGTACAACAATCGATCAAACAAATAAATGAACTGAAAAGCCATTACGCCAAAGCTCCAATCCAATCGATCTGA
- a CDS encoding methyl-accepting chemotaxis protein, translated as MRHIGGNVCSVTHLQWMLLRKLAEQSSASAGQITNLIKQIQDDTKQSVDVINEVKKEVASGIDLAHETEWNFTQILQSMQHVADQIEEMSATAQQMSAGSQPVSASISNVAQVSKETSVSTQNVAASVEEQMASMEEISSSWKV; from the coding sequence TTGAGACACATAGGCGGCAACGTCTGCTCAGTTACTCATCTGCAATGGATGCTCTTACGGAAGCTGGCGGAACAGTCCTCTGCATCGGCCGGTCAAATTACGAATTTAATTAAACAGATACAGGATGACACGAAACAGTCGGTGGATGTAATAAATGAAGTAAAAAAGGAAGTCGCGTCAGGCATTGATCTAGCTCATGAAACTGAATGGAACTTCACGCAAATTTTACAGTCGATGCAGCATGTTGCGGATCAAATTGAAGAAATGTCTGCCACGGCACAGCAAATGTCAGCCGGTTCCCAGCCGGTTTCGGCTTCAATCTCGAACGTTGCTCAAGTTTCGAAAGAAACTTCCGTAAGCACTCAAAATGTCGCAGCTTCTGTGGAGGAACAAATGGCTTCGATGGAAGAAATCAGTTCTTCTTGGAAAGTTTAA
- a CDS encoding solute symporter family protein: MNTTAFSFFVGIILLTLLITYWAARRNKSTSEFYVAGGTITGWQNALAIAGDYMSAASFLGIAGAIALNGFSGFFYSIGYLVAYLVVLFIVAEPLRNLGKYTMADMIAARFDAKAIRSAAALNTLAISTFYMIAQLVGAGAIIKLLLGLDYSTSVIIIGILMTIYVVAGGMLATTWVQIVKAVLLMGGTIALSLMVLAHFSFNPVEMFNQVAAKIGDKAVTPPTPTTISAGLDSISLNLALVLGTAGLPHILIRFLSVPDAKTARKSIVIATWIIGLFYLMTPILGYGAAYFVGQDMIKKANAAGNLAAPQLAEYLGGNIFLAFISAVAFATILAVVAGLVISAASAFAHDFYSNVLRKGQATETEQMKAARWASFGIAVVSIILALGAKNFNVSYLVALAFCVAASANLPVIVFTIFWKRFNSAGAVTGMLTGLIGSVGLILLSPNVMPAADAIFPLKNPGIVSIPLGFLAAYLGTVLTGSATKQEEEKHTQIFVQANTGIKKLG, translated from the coding sequence ATGAATACTACGGCATTTTCATTTTTTGTGGGAATTATATTGCTCACTCTGTTGATCACCTATTGGGCCGCAAGGAGAAACAAATCCACCAGCGAATTCTATGTGGCCGGTGGAACCATCACAGGCTGGCAAAATGCACTCGCGATTGCAGGAGATTACATGTCTGCTGCTTCATTCCTCGGTATCGCCGGCGCCATCGCATTAAATGGGTTTTCCGGATTCTTCTATTCAATTGGTTATTTGGTTGCATACCTTGTAGTTCTATTTATCGTTGCTGAACCATTGCGAAATCTCGGAAAATATACGATGGCCGATATGATAGCAGCCCGGTTTGATGCAAAGGCGATCCGTTCTGCGGCCGCGCTCAATACACTTGCGATAAGCACATTTTATATGATCGCGCAACTGGTCGGTGCAGGTGCAATTATCAAGTTGCTCCTGGGTTTGGATTATTCGACATCAGTTATCATTATCGGGATTCTAATGACAATCTACGTTGTGGCTGGCGGGATGCTGGCAACTACTTGGGTTCAGATCGTAAAGGCAGTTTTGTTGATGGGCGGAACAATCGCTCTTTCACTGATGGTTCTTGCTCACTTCAGTTTCAATCCGGTTGAAATGTTTAACCAGGTGGCTGCCAAAATCGGTGATAAAGCGGTTACACCGCCTACGCCCACCACCATTAGCGCGGGTTTAGATTCAATCTCATTGAATCTTGCGTTAGTACTTGGTACAGCAGGTTTACCACATATCTTAATTCGTTTTCTTTCAGTACCTGACGCCAAGACAGCACGTAAGTCCATCGTAATTGCTACTTGGATAATCGGTCTGTTTTATCTTATGACACCGATTCTGGGTTACGGAGCTGCCTATTTTGTTGGTCAAGACATGATTAAAAAGGCAAATGCGGCAGGAAACTTGGCGGCCCCTCAATTGGCCGAATATCTTGGAGGGAACATCTTTCTTGCCTTCATTTCGGCTGTCGCCTTCGCAACAATCCTTGCAGTAGTAGCCGGGCTGGTTATCTCAGCGGCAAGCGCATTCGCACACGATTTTTATTCTAATGTTCTGCGAAAGGGGCAAGCGACTGAAACGGAGCAGATGAAAGCAGCACGTTGGGCGTCTTTTGGGATCGCTGTGGTATCCATTATTCTTGCGCTCGGTGCGAAAAATTTTAATGTTTCGTATCTTGTAGCTCTTGCATTCTGTGTGGCCGCAAGCGCTAATCTGCCAGTTATCGTTTTCACGATTTTCTGGAAAAGATTTAATAGCGCGGGGGCTGTAACCGGAATGTTGACAGGTCTTATTGGCTCTGTCGGATTAATTTTATTAAGCCCGAACGTCATGCCTGCTGCCGATGCAATTTTTCCATTGAAGAATCCGGGAATTGTATCTATACCACTTGGATTTCTTGCCGCTTACCTCGGTACAGTTTTAACCGGTTCGGCTACGAAACAGGAAGAAGAGAAGCACACCCAAATTTTTGTCCAAGCAAATACCGGTATTAAGAAATTAGGGTAA
- a CDS encoding DUF485 domain-containing protein: MQSDIKTNVNASINHGTYSNVTTTGDWNRAFQTRSFQELIRQKRSFIVPATIFFFVFYFILPILTAYTTVLNGKAVGVINWAYMYAFAQFVMTWGLCHLYMKKAKRFDELVNSVKQEITAKGGKAE; the protein is encoded by the coding sequence ATGCAGTCGGACATTAAAACAAATGTAAACGCTTCCATAAACCACGGTACGTATTCAAACGTAACAACAACGGGCGACTGGAACCGTGCGTTTCAAACACGATCCTTTCAAGAACTTATTCGTCAAAAGCGTTCCTTCATCGTTCCAGCTACTATTTTCTTTTTTGTGTTTTACTTTATTCTTCCGATACTAACCGCCTATACAACGGTACTTAATGGAAAGGCGGTTGGGGTAATTAATTGGGCGTACATGTATGCCTTTGCTCAGTTTGTTATGACTTGGGGCCTTTGCCACCTGTATATGAAGAAGGCAAAGCGGTTTGATGAATTGGTGAATAGTGTGAAACAGGAAATAACCGCTAAAGGAGGGAAAGCAGAATGA
- the acsA gene encoding acetate--CoA ligase, translated as MNDKNIEQELIPVMTTEHNLTCYEEAYYNFKWEDIEKEFSWSRTGKVNAAYEALDRHVDEGLGDKLALLFSDETREESYTFAEMKTLTNKFGNVLRSLGITKGDRVFIFMPRSPELYTAFIGSIKIGAIVGPLFEAFMETAVKDRLLDSEAIAIVTTPKLKERIPLAELPALKHVIVVGEKGQLGERELSFEILMEEASDQLEIEWVDREDGMQLHYTSGSTGKPKGVLHVHNAMLQHFQTGKWVLDLRQDDIYWCTADPGWVTGTAYGIWAPWLNGVTTVVRGGRFSPDDWYQTIEKNRVNVWYSAPTAFRMLMAVGDDITTKFDLSSLRHVLSVGEPLNAEVVRWGLKVYRKRIHDTWWMTETGAQMICNYPSMPIKPGSMGKPFPGIYAAIVDDQGNELPPYTMGNLALRTPWPSMMRRIWNNPNKYDEYFRLEPWYISGDSAYKDEDGYFWFQGRVDDVINTSGERVGPFEVESKLVEHPAVAEAGVIGKPDPLRGEIIKAFIALREGYQPSEQLIEEIKNFVKRGMAAHAAPREIEFRDKLPKTRSGKIMRRVLKAWELGLPTGDLSTMED; from the coding sequence ATGAACGATAAAAACATTGAACAGGAATTGATTCCTGTTATGACCACTGAACATAATCTTACATGTTATGAGGAAGCGTATTACAATTTTAAGTGGGAAGATATTGAAAAGGAATTCAGTTGGAGCAGAACAGGCAAAGTGAATGCTGCGTATGAGGCTCTCGATCGACATGTTGACGAAGGTCTCGGAGATAAGCTCGCCTTGTTGTTTAGTGATGAAACTCGCGAGGAATCTTATACGTTTGCTGAAATGAAGACGCTCACAAACAAGTTTGGAAATGTTTTGCGTTCGCTTGGTATTACCAAAGGAGACCGGGTTTTTATTTTTATGCCCAGAAGCCCGGAATTATACACGGCGTTCATTGGTTCGATTAAGATTGGCGCTATTGTGGGACCGCTTTTTGAAGCATTTATGGAAACGGCTGTCAAGGATCGTCTGCTAGATTCCGAAGCGATTGCCATCGTAACCACTCCAAAATTAAAAGAACGCATTCCTCTTGCTGAACTCCCGGCTCTCAAGCATGTCATCGTGGTGGGAGAAAAAGGACAATTAGGAGAACGAGAGTTGAGTTTTGAAATATTGATGGAAGAAGCTTCCGACCAACTTGAAATCGAATGGGTAGATCGTGAAGACGGGATGCAATTACATTACACATCGGGTTCGACCGGAAAACCGAAAGGCGTTCTTCACGTTCACAATGCAATGCTTCAACATTTTCAAACAGGTAAATGGGTGCTTGATCTCCGTCAAGATGACATTTATTGGTGTACAGCTGACCCGGGGTGGGTGACCGGTACTGCGTATGGGATTTGGGCCCCGTGGCTGAATGGCGTAACCACAGTTGTTCGGGGAGGACGTTTCTCGCCCGACGATTGGTATCAGACTATCGAGAAAAACCGTGTCAATGTTTGGTATTCCGCACCGACGGCGTTTCGAATGCTGATGGCAGTTGGTGACGATATAACGACCAAATTTGACCTCTCATCGCTTCGCCATGTTCTGTCCGTTGGGGAACCACTGAATGCTGAAGTGGTTCGATGGGGATTGAAAGTTTATAGGAAGCGGATACATGATACTTGGTGGATGACGGAAACAGGTGCACAAATGATTTGTAACTATCCGTCAATGCCAATTAAGCCTGGTTCAATGGGAAAACCTTTCCCGGGCATTTATGCAGCAATTGTGGATGACCAGGGAAATGAACTGCCACCATATACAATGGGAAATTTAGCCTTGAGGACACCATGGCCATCGATGATGCGCAGAATCTGGAATAATCCCAATAAGTACGATGAATATTTCAGGCTCGAGCCTTGGTATATTTCTGGTGATTCGGCTTACAAAGACGAAGACGGCTACTTTTGGTTCCAGGGACGCGTCGATGACGTGATTAATACCTCTGGCGAGAGGGTGGGACCATTTGAAGTCGAGAGTAAGCTTGTTGAACACCCGGCAGTAGCCGAAGCCGGTGTGATCGGAAAGCCGGATCCGCTTCGAGGGGAAATCATCAAAGCGTTTATCGCATTGCGGGAAGGATATCAACCATCTGAACAGTTGATTGAAGAGATTAAGAATTTCGTAAAAAGAGGCATGGCTGCCCATGCGGCTCCGCGTGAAATCGAATTCCGGGACAAGCTTCCCAAAACACGCTCCGGCAAAATTATGCGCCGTGTATTAAAAGCCTGGGAATTGGGATTGCCAACCGGCGACCTTTCGACTATGGAAGATTAA
- a CDS encoding solute symporter family protein — translation MNPTYFIFFLAILFGTVVISYWSAKRGNSTHLFYSAGESLTGIQNGLAIAGDYMSAASFLGITGAIALHGFDGFLYSIGFLVSYLVLLFIAEPIRHLGKFTLGDVINVRFPSHGLRFIISINAILISVLYMVPQLVAAGLLIHLLLGINYTIAVIVTGMLMTMYVVFGGMVSTSWLQIIKTVLLLSGTLMISLIVLSRFHWNVLSLFDRVKEVNPYGEQFFRPGNLFANSLDTLSLNFSLILGTAGLPHILNRLFTVRDSNSVRQSVVTATWVVGIFYLITLILGLGAVSLVGWDKMVFVDPSGNFTAPLLASALGGEFFMAFISAVAFVTMLAVVTGLLLSAASSFSHDVYNHLLRNGVASEKSQLQMAKIAAAVIGLISILLSVSMKNINAAFPVSLTFVLAASTNLPLILFTLYWKRFNTAGAATGIITGMAASLIFVFFGPHMMHIYGGGIEGDAVFRLNYPGIAVIPLGFIGAILGTVCSKQPVNEENFLRVFVQSQTGIKPNETRVDSQWEN, via the coding sequence ATGAATCCGACTTATTTTATTTTTTTTCTCGCAATTCTTTTTGGAACCGTAGTAATTAGTTATTGGTCAGCAAAGAGAGGAAACTCCACACATCTTTTTTATTCCGCCGGAGAGAGTCTTACGGGGATTCAAAATGGCTTGGCAATTGCGGGAGACTACATGAGTGCGGCTTCTTTTCTTGGAATCACGGGGGCTATCGCCCTTCACGGTTTTGACGGTTTTCTTTACTCAATCGGGTTTCTGGTTTCGTATTTAGTACTTTTATTTATTGCCGAGCCTATTCGACATTTAGGGAAGTTCACACTCGGTGATGTGATTAATGTCCGCTTTCCGTCTCATGGCTTACGATTCATTATTTCGATAAACGCAATTCTCATTTCTGTTTTATATATGGTTCCACAGCTGGTGGCAGCAGGTCTTCTCATTCATTTGTTACTCGGTATCAACTATACAATCGCGGTAATAGTAACGGGTATGTTGATGACTATGTATGTCGTATTTGGGGGAATGGTTTCCACTTCGTGGCTGCAGATTATCAAAACTGTCTTGTTGTTGTCAGGAACCCTTATGATTTCCTTGATTGTTTTGTCTCGCTTCCATTGGAACGTATTGAGTCTGTTTGATCGGGTGAAAGAAGTTAATCCTTATGGAGAGCAGTTTTTCCGCCCTGGAAATCTCTTTGCCAATTCATTGGACACACTCTCCCTCAACTTTTCTCTCATCCTGGGAACGGCTGGATTGCCCCATATTTTGAATCGTTTATTTACCGTAAGAGATTCAAATTCTGTACGTCAATCGGTAGTAACAGCAACTTGGGTGGTCGGCATTTTTTATTTAATCACACTGATTTTGGGCTTGGGTGCCGTCTCTTTGGTGGGGTGGGATAAAATGGTTTTCGTTGATCCTTCGGGGAATTTCACCGCCCCATTATTAGCTTCCGCATTGGGAGGGGAATTTTTTATGGCCTTCATCTCTGCTGTTGCCTTTGTGACCATGTTGGCTGTGGTGACCGGCTTGCTCCTCTCGGCTGCATCTTCATTTTCTCATGACGTGTACAATCATCTGCTGCGAAACGGGGTGGCGTCAGAGAAAAGCCAGCTGCAAATGGCAAAGATAGCAGCTGCGGTTATCGGCCTCATTTCAATTCTACTATCTGTAAGCATGAAAAATATAAATGCAGCTTTTCCTGTGTCGCTTACTTTTGTACTTGCCGCTTCAACTAATTTGCCCCTGATCTTATTTACACTTTATTGGAAACGCTTCAATACTGCGGGAGCGGCAACAGGCATCATTACCGGAATGGCGGCATCCTTAATTTTTGTTTTTTTCGGGCCCCATATGATGCATATATACGGCGGCGGTATCGAAGGCGATGCTGTTTTCCGCTTAAATTATCCTGGAATCGCAGTCATACCCCTAGGCTTTATTGGCGCTATACTAGGTACAGTATGTTCCAAACAGCCTGTAAATGAAGAGAATTTTCTAAGAGTATTTGTACAATCACAAACCGGAATCAAACCAAATGAAACACGGGTGGACAGTCAATGGGAGAACTGA